In Panthera leo isolate Ple1 chromosome F3, P.leo_Ple1_pat1.1, whole genome shotgun sequence, one genomic interval encodes:
- the VSIG8 gene encoding V-set and immunoglobulin domain-containing protein 8 produces MAVRGAFHLLLVCLSPALLSAVRINGDGQEILYLAEGDNVRLGCPYILDPEDYGPNGLDIEWMQVNSDPSHRENVFLSYQDKRINHGNLPHLQQRVRFAASDPSQYDASINLMNLQVSDTATYECRVKKTTMASRKVIVTVQARPAVPLCWSEGHMTHGNDVVLKCFANGGTPPLSYKWAKISGHTHPYRAGSYHSQHSFHSELSYQESFHSSLNQGLNNGDLVLKDISREDDGLYQCTVANHVGYSVCVVEVKVSDSRRIGMIIGAVLGSLLMLGCLLVGIWGLVCCCCGGGAGGSRGAFGYSNGGGGVGGGACGDLASEIREDAEAPGCKAGGRGRSVTHLLGYPTQTVSRSLRRKYAPPPCGGPEDVALAPCAASAAAAACEAGPSPVYVKVKSAEPADCAEGRRERTDGLLV; encoded by the exons ATGGCAGTCCGAGGAGCGTTCCACCTTCTGCTCGTGTGCCTGAGCCCAG CACTGCTGTCTGCTGTGCGGATCAACGGGGATGGCCAGGAGATCCTGTACCTGGCAGAAGGTGACAATGTGAGGCTGGGCTGCCCCTACATCCTGGACCCTGAGGACTATGGTCCCAATGGGCTGGACATCGAGTGGATGCAGGTCAATTCAGACCCCTCACACCGGGAGAATGTG ttCCTTAGTTACCAGGACAAGAGGATCAATCATGGCAACCTTCCCCACCTGCAGCAGAGGGTCCGCTTTGCAGCCTCAGACCCCAGCCAGTATGATGCCTCCATCAACCTCATGAACCTGCAGGTGTCTGACACGGCCACCTACGAGTGTCGGGTGAAGAAGACCACCATGGCCAGCCGGAAGGTCATCGTCACTGTCCAAG CGCGGCCCGCGGTGCCCCTGTGCTGGTCTGAGGGCCACATGACCCACGGCAACGACGTGGTGCTCAAGTGCTTTGCCAACGGAGGCACCCCGCCTCTCTCCTACAAGTGGGCCAAGATCAGCGGGCACACCCACCCCTACCGCGCCGGCTCCTACCACTCTCAGCACAGCTTCCACTCGGAGCTCTCCTACCAGGAGTCCTTCCACAGCTCCCTGAACCAAG GCCTGAACAACGGCGACCTGGTGCTGAAGGACATCTCCCGGGAGGATGACGGGCTCTATCAGTGCACGGTGGCCAACCACGTGGGCTACAGTGTGTGCGTGGTGGAGGTGAAGGTCTCAG ACTCCCGGCGCATAGGCATGATCATAGGCGCAGTGCTGGgctccctgctcatgctgggCTGTCTGCTGGTGGGCATCTGGGGGCTCGTCTGCTGCTgctgcgggggcggggccggcggctCCCGCGGTGCCTTCGGCTACAGCAACGGCGGCGGCGGGGTCGGCGGAGGGGCCTGCGGCGACTTGGCTAGTGAGATCAG AGAGGACGCCGAGGCGCCCGGGTGCAAGGCCGGCGGGCGCGGCCGCAGCGTCACCCACCTGCTGGGGTACCCGACGCAGACCGTCAGCCGCTCCCTGCGCCGCAAGTACGCGCCCCCGCCCTGCGGCGGCCCCGAGGACGTGGCCCTGGCGCCCtgcgccgcctccgccgccgccgccgcctgcgaAGCGGGCCCCTCCCCGGTCTACGTCAAGGTCAAGAGCGCGGAGCCCGCCGACTGCGCCGAGGGGCGGCGGGAGCGCACCGACGGGCTCCTGGTGTGA